A window from Mycobacterium botniense encodes these proteins:
- a CDS encoding glycosyltransferase, with translation MSQVVMVSNYGNLGGGAAAVFRDIARALREKRPDLDLIAVYPWKGSLAAECARYGVRNKVAWIPCWAFPERWRTPRIEALIAALPRCALLLLGIMQAVMLLGRLRPTMVLSNTMIIPSHAIAAKLLGIPHYWMVHEFGRDDHRLRFLLGYRRTIRLIGWLSEAVICNSQAVEKALLAIDPEMRTHVVYPVIDAPPGTPPERHPGEPLKVALVGRFAPTKGQHLAVRAIALARNAGVDIDLTLVGAGNHKPIRALARRLGVADLVTIHGPTRDVGRYWRAAHVGLMCSDCEAFGCVTAEAMRAGLPVCGTNSGGTAEIIEPGVNGLLSPAGDAKSLAANLMALESDEDLRRRLAFGAVATAQRFQRDHRYGDALGAILGLC, from the coding sequence GTGTCCCAGGTGGTGATGGTCTCAAACTACGGCAATTTGGGCGGAGGGGCCGCAGCGGTGTTTCGTGACATCGCCCGGGCACTAAGGGAAAAGCGGCCGGACCTGGATTTGATCGCCGTCTACCCATGGAAAGGAAGCCTCGCGGCAGAGTGCGCGCGGTATGGGGTCCGAAACAAGGTTGCCTGGATCCCGTGTTGGGCGTTTCCGGAGCGGTGGCGGACCCCACGCATTGAGGCGCTCATCGCCGCGCTGCCCCGCTGCGCGCTGCTGCTGCTGGGGATCATGCAAGCAGTGATGCTACTCGGTCGACTACGCCCGACGATGGTGCTCAGCAACACGATGATCATTCCGTCGCACGCGATCGCAGCCAAACTGCTTGGCATCCCGCACTACTGGATGGTTCACGAGTTCGGACGAGACGACCATCGGCTGCGATTCCTTTTAGGCTACCGCAGGACCATCCGTCTGATTGGCTGGCTGTCCGAAGCGGTGATCTGCAATTCACAAGCGGTTGAGAAGGCGCTGCTCGCAATAGATCCAGAAATGAGGACTCATGTGGTCTACCCGGTCATCGACGCCCCACCCGGCACACCGCCGGAGCGACACCCGGGAGAGCCCTTGAAAGTTGCGCTCGTCGGTCGTTTTGCTCCCACCAAGGGACAACACCTCGCAGTCAGGGCCATTGCTCTTGCCCGCAATGCCGGTGTTGACATCGACCTGACCCTGGTCGGCGCCGGCAATCACAAACCAATCCGCGCACTGGCGCGACGCCTCGGCGTCGCGGACCTCGTGACCATCCACGGTCCAACGCGTGACGTCGGGCGCTACTGGCGCGCCGCACACGTGGGGCTCATGTGCAGCGACTGCGAGGCGTTCGGCTGCGTCACGGCGGAGGCGATGAGAGCCGGGCTGCCGGTATGCGGGACGAACTCGGGTGGCACCGCGGAGATCATCGAGCCCGGGGTCAACGGACTGTTGAGCCCCGCCGGGGACGCGAAGAGCCTTGCAGCCAACCTGATGGCACTCGAATCAGATGAGGATCTGCGGCGACGGCTTGCCTTTGGTGCGGTGGCAACGGCGCAGCGCTTCCAACGTGACCATCGCTACGGCGACGCACTTGGCGCGATTCTTGGCCTGTGTTGA
- a CDS encoding class I SAM-dependent methyltransferase, giving the protein MASGHPSVLWHYFTDNVRYRLVKLGVLSGVAKHVAEVRAGFAAHAAQGQFKINFFDSDDWNIVLWCLTFSRIFNREDPVRILEIGSWEGRSTLFLLTYFTNGHLTAVDPWADRDDNEYKVTKESREREARFERNLAPCAARLTKRKGSSLQVLPQLLDEQQEFDVIYVDGSHFADDVLTDGINAWRLLKRGGILIFDDLLWACYPRMRANPAWAINLFMKYHSGEYRILGASYQMILQKKITSTDHESADLAAFQFARATVATN; this is encoded by the coding sequence GTGGCCAGCGGACACCCGTCGGTATTGTGGCACTATTTTACAGACAATGTGCGCTATCGTCTGGTCAAGCTCGGGGTTCTATCCGGCGTGGCAAAGCATGTCGCTGAGGTTCGTGCGGGGTTCGCGGCGCACGCGGCGCAAGGCCAGTTCAAAATAAATTTCTTCGATTCGGACGACTGGAATATTGTGCTGTGGTGTCTTACTTTTTCAAGAATCTTTAATCGTGAAGATCCTGTGCGTATTCTTGAAATCGGATCCTGGGAAGGGCGTTCAACTCTGTTTCTCCTCACCTACTTCACGAACGGGCACTTGACTGCTGTGGACCCCTGGGCCGACAGGGATGACAACGAGTACAAGGTAACGAAGGAGTCGCGAGAGCGTGAAGCGCGTTTCGAGCGCAATCTTGCACCGTGTGCGGCACGGTTAACCAAACGCAAGGGCTCCTCGTTGCAGGTATTGCCACAACTGCTCGATGAACAGCAGGAATTTGATGTTATTTATGTGGATGGATCGCACTTTGCCGACGATGTTCTAACCGATGGCATCAATGCGTGGCGCCTATTAAAGCGGGGCGGAATATTGATTTTCGATGACCTTTTATGGGCTTGCTACCCCCGTATGCGGGCCAACCCTGCGTGGGCGATCAATCTGTTTATGAAATACCACAGTGGAGAATATAGGATTCTGGGCGCTTCCTATCAAATGATCTTACAGAAAAAGATAACATCTACTGACCACGAATCGGCCGACCTCGCCGCCTTTCAGTTCGCGAGGGCCACCGTTGCAACGAATTAG
- a CDS encoding glycosyltransferase gives MKFVLSSYGTRGEVEPCVAVGRELLRRGHDVCMAVPRDLVGFVEATGLGAVAYRLDTREVTEAYINLWRDFYFSRNLYRIRELMSLRRELGKIGLQSFWDTSTTLTSLAEGADLLLTGVNFEQPAANVAEHYDIPLATLHYSPTRANAQIVPILPAPLTRTAMTASEWLVWRLTKNLEDAQRRELGLPKTKAPYPRRIAERGSLEIQAYEEVWFPGLAAEWAKYGSHRPFVGALSMELPTDGDEEVLSWIAADTPPICFGFGSIPVESPPDILAMISSACAQLGQRALVCAGSTDFRPLPHLEHVKVVGAVNYAAVFPACRAVVHHGSTGTTAAGMRAGVPTLILWTIRDQAILGFQIKRLKLGTFRRFSTTTRESLVADLRRILAPEYLSRAREIATRMTKPADSVAAAADLVENLARLRRVR, from the coding sequence ATGAAATTCGTCCTATCAAGTTATGGAACGCGTGGCGAAGTCGAACCCTGCGTTGCTGTCGGCCGTGAACTGCTGCGCCGCGGCCACGATGTGTGCATGGCGGTCCCACGTGACCTGGTCGGCTTTGTTGAGGCAACGGGGCTCGGCGCGGTCGCCTACCGGTTGGACACGCGCGAAGTAACCGAGGCATACATCAACCTGTGGAGAGATTTCTATTTCTCCCGAAACCTCTACAGGATCCGGGAACTGATGAGCCTACGGCGCGAACTTGGCAAGATCGGTCTACAAAGCTTTTGGGACACGAGCACCACGCTGACGTCACTGGCCGAAGGAGCCGACCTGCTGCTCACCGGCGTGAATTTTGAGCAGCCCGCCGCCAATGTCGCCGAGCATTACGACATTCCGTTGGCCACGCTGCATTATTCGCCGACACGGGCCAACGCCCAGATCGTTCCGATCCTGCCGGCGCCGTTGACTCGCACGGCGATGACGGCCTCCGAGTGGCTGGTCTGGCGCCTGACCAAGAACCTCGAGGACGCGCAGCGTCGTGAACTGGGTTTACCGAAGACCAAAGCTCCCTATCCGCGACGGATCGCCGAACGTGGATCGCTGGAGATCCAGGCCTACGAGGAGGTGTGGTTCCCTGGGCTGGCCGCCGAATGGGCCAAATACGGCAGCCATCGCCCCTTTGTCGGTGCGCTGTCCATGGAGTTGCCCACCGACGGCGACGAGGAAGTCTTGTCGTGGATCGCCGCGGACACACCGCCGATCTGTTTCGGGTTCGGCAGCATCCCGGTGGAATCCCCCCCTGACATACTCGCCATGATCAGCTCGGCCTGCGCGCAGTTAGGACAGCGGGCGCTGGTGTGCGCCGGTTCGACGGATTTCCGTCCACTCCCGCATCTCGAGCATGTCAAGGTGGTGGGTGCGGTCAATTACGCGGCGGTCTTTCCCGCCTGCCGCGCAGTCGTGCATCACGGTAGCACCGGTACCACGGCCGCGGGCATGCGCGCCGGAGTCCCCACGCTGATCCTCTGGACGATACGTGATCAGGCGATCTTGGGATTCCAGATAAAACGACTGAAACTGGGTACCTTCCGGCGTTTTTCGACCACTACCCGCGAATCGCTGGTTGCGGACCTGCGCCGCATACTGGCTCCGGAATACCTCTCTCGCGCCCGCGAGATCGCCACCCGCATGACCAAACCCGCCGACAGCGTCGCGGCCGCTGCCGATCTGGTGGAAAACCTTGCCCGCCTGCGGCGGGTTCGATGA
- a CDS encoding Gfo/Idh/MocA family protein, translating into MSGHGAPVRIGILGAARIAPKALIKPAKKNSDVVVAAVAARDVSRAQAFAAKHGIARVHDCYEALIADPDLDAVYNPLPNALHGKWTRAALAASKHVLCEKPFTANAAEAREIAEVAARSDRVVMEAFHYRYHPFALRVEEILASGELGTLQHVEATVCFWLPKFSDIRYDYSLGGGALMDVGCYAVDIVRTFGGSTPKVVSAQSKLHHANLDRAMTAELRFPGGHTGRVHCSMWSSDLPRFTAKVVGDRGELRLNPLIPFQRFSVRSVNAKRVERFPSRPTYAYQLDAFVAAVLNGEPVKTGPQDAVENMTVIDAIYRAAGLPLRQPA; encoded by the coding sequence GTGTCTGGACACGGCGCCCCGGTGCGGATCGGCATCCTGGGGGCGGCGCGCATCGCGCCCAAAGCACTCATCAAACCGGCCAAGAAAAACAGCGACGTCGTGGTTGCCGCGGTGGCGGCACGCGATGTGTCACGTGCTCAGGCTTTCGCTGCCAAACACGGTATCGCCCGGGTACACGACTGCTATGAGGCGCTGATCGCCGATCCGGATCTGGATGCCGTCTATAATCCGCTGCCGAACGCCTTGCATGGCAAATGGACCCGAGCCGCGCTCGCTGCGAGCAAGCACGTGCTGTGCGAAAAGCCCTTCACCGCCAATGCCGCTGAGGCCCGCGAAATCGCCGAAGTGGCCGCAAGGTCAGACCGAGTTGTGATGGAGGCATTCCATTACCGCTACCATCCGTTTGCTTTGCGCGTCGAGGAAATCCTTGCCTCCGGCGAGCTCGGGACGTTGCAGCACGTCGAGGCTACCGTGTGCTTTTGGCTGCCAAAGTTTTCCGATATCCGTTATGACTATTCCCTCGGCGGCGGCGCACTGATGGACGTCGGCTGCTATGCGGTCGACATAGTCCGCACGTTCGGCGGATCAACTCCGAAAGTTGTTTCTGCACAGTCCAAATTGCATCATGCGAATCTGGACCGGGCCATGACCGCCGAGTTGCGGTTTCCAGGCGGGCACACGGGCCGGGTCCACTGCTCGATGTGGTCGTCGGATCTCCCGCGGTTCACAGCCAAAGTGGTGGGCGACCGCGGCGAACTGCGGCTCAATCCGTTGATACCTTTCCAGCGGTTTTCGGTCCGATCAGTTAACGCTAAACGCGTAGAGCGTTTCCCATCACGCCCCACCTACGCCTATCAGCTTGACGCTTTCGTTGCCGCCGTGTTGAACGGTGAACCGGTGAAGACGGGACCGCAGGACGCAGTCGAGAACATGACCGTCATCGATGCGATCTATCGCGCTGCCGGTCTGCCGCTGCGCCAGCCGGCGTAG